In Mya arenaria isolate MELC-2E11 chromosome 1, ASM2691426v1, the genomic stretch GTAAAAGGGAAATCGCACCACTTCCGAAGGGACTTTTAcattgttgttcttttttcgTGTGATTTTTAACACATGatagtgaatcaaagcatggatATACCATCTCTGACCATTGGCTACTTTACATCTTTATGTtagctgaatggtttgtgattgaAACGTGTTGGTCATGCTGGATCTATTTGATgcactttgtttatattttcaaacgttgtataatattatacagAGGAACTGTCAATTCATTTATGGTGTTACGGGTCGTGAAACACTAGAAATCCGTGTTAGTTCGcgtgcaaattggtcaattgactaTAGAATGTATAGGGAATTTATTAAGGGTTCTAACCTAACCTTCATCCTCTAGTAAGGCACGTCTACCTTGTGCGCGCGCTGGGTGCCACAACTCCTCGAGTGGGAAACCAGGGTTCACTGCTGGAAATAGTTCGTCCGTCGATATGAACGTAAAGACGAAGAATCTCTCGACCTCAAAGTTACAACCGACCCGGAGACGAAAGCCCAGTTCTGTACATGGAAACACCCTGGTACTCTTCCCCAAAGATGCCAAGAGCATAGAAAAGCAGTGGGGAacacatgttcatgtttttcatgGACATAAAGGTCATGATCCTACGGCATCTGGTTCCCGGTGGACAATGACAGCTAGGTATTAAATGAAGGTAAGCagattaacatttttaactttattttaacttttatttagatgtttaagaatattagattttaatgttaacgcctaaaaaatacatttggttcggatTACAGGATCTGACCTACGAAacaggcgccgaccctaccattttagtcagttgttaaaaaaaataagtttaagtgtgtgttttatatgtagTTAAAAACCTTtcaagctttatacagaagtcTTAGATACTTTTAGCAATATTCTCGAATGATGACGTGCTTATATAAAGCATAATAAAACAGCCTACTAACCCTAACCGTTTTAACGCAACTGTGACGGTTCtaagtttttcttaaatttataaCTACAGGTTCTCATGCGTGACTTGTTGCAGGCATTGAAGAAGAAATGCCCAAACCTCGACCCCGAGCGCATAATATCCCAACAAGATCGCGCACCAGGACCATACTCAGTAGAGCTAACTCGACCCTCCTTGCAAACTTGCTTGGTTTTGAAGTTCATCAGCTTGTGTGGTTTGAGGACATCAGTtagcaaataaataataaatattgtaaatacacCAAGATTGAGCAATATACATCTCATTTATTCATACCTTCAATTCCAATAGGCAATACGTCCTATAATCATCTTATAAACATTTATAGCACATACAAGAATCACAGATTTCAAATGCATTCTCCcataaataaacacataatatcaatcatgtttattAAGTAAGCTTTTCAAgattaatattgtatattttcacTGCCCGATCCATTCCACAGCTAGCTAGCTGTAACCAGAAATCTCTTTCCTTCACATTTGACCCTTCAAGGTCGTTGCCATGGATACCAGCCAAACCGAGGCACGGTCTAAATCTTAACCTCTTCACAGTCAGATGATGAGAAATGCTGAGTCATTTTGTCAAGGAAACAAAACTTGAACAagtagaaaaaaacatacaatgatTATTCAAGCAAACTGGTCCTTACTTACTGTAACATGCTTAAGTACTTTTTTCATACACAAGCAAATTATCAACTGttattttagaaagaaaaaaaagaatttcattgtgattatattacataaaagtaaataaaaatatataaaatactgataaaaaagaacattttcaatatgaaatcaaaatatacatacgaTATACTAGTAATGCATGGTTTACATTTATGTCTCAGACAATTGGATCCTCAGATAGATTCttacaataatcatttaaaaagctTTTGACAGAAACAATCAGGCTAGTTTATAGACCCTTACACCATCATTCAGATATTAATCTCGATATctagtgtgtatgtgtgtgtaagTTTATTTCTTCTTGCACTTTGGTAAGGCCCATTCAGCGAGTGCTCTGAgaagattgttagtcatattagATTTTGAAGCATAGTTCACAGACAGaattagagctaccctggttctttaacgtgtatAGCTTTGTCACACAGTAACCCATTTAATATCCCTCCCGGAAGAGGATAAGAATGTTTTTAGTGGTGCAGCGGGGAATCGAACATTTGACCATGGCTTGACAGttaagtgtgttaccactagaccacagatCTGCCATGGTatccatatttgttttttgaaatcatttaatcGGCAGACGTGCTGTATTCGGCTTATCCCATTTTAATAGCTAATTAAACCAATTTTACCTTCTAAATTGTACCTTGTAAATCTCTCCCTGAGGTAAAACAAATCTAAAATGAAActgtgagaaaaaaaaaaaaaaaacaataaaaaaataattgcagcAAAAGGATACTTGTTGTCAAGAACAACCAATTGTTTCCAAGCTGACGTTGTTGGCCCTGGCAACCAACTGTAAAGAAGCACCTGCCCGTTGTCAAGGCCAACACTCACAAGATAGCTTCCATTTGAGAGTACGGTGGGTGCAGTGTCAACCGCAGTTGCAGAATCAGCTACATCCAGTCTTCCCGCCATTTTTGGCTCCATGTCGTCTGCTTTTGGGCAGTTCCAGACTACaacctatttaaaaaaacacatgtaagTATAATATACTCTCTGTGAGCTTTTTGGTATCAGTTGATACTTTCCTATTAAACCGATACTGTGAAGATATTATAGATTGTTTACAGCTGTTTCCtattagatatttttttcacttttttatccCTTATTCAATATGAACTATATCTCACCTTTTTATCCCTAGAAGCAGTCAGGAAGTATTTATCATCATGTGTCCAGCAACATGACCAAATAATCCTTCCATGGACACATGTCTTCTTGTCCGTGTGTATTACATGGCGAAATAGAGGATCtgaaatgttatacatgtacagtttaaaggggcacaatacaTGCATTATTATGATTAACTTTTTGACTTaagtttaatgatcaaaacaaaaaaaagcataaattgacataattacagataaaaaaataaaagtgatattATCTTAGTATGTCTaaggtctttttcccaaaatagaTAAAGCCCTgcaagttatgtcccttgaaacagtaaatatattccaaaaagaaaatataCCAATTTTTAAGACTTCGTTTCTTATACAGGTTCTTGAATTCTGATCTGTGATACTGTGAGCCATTATCTCCTTGTTGGAAGAAAGCTATCTAAGAAAAGCAGGTTTACCATTTTGGAGAATTATCTGCGCCCTGTTATTCGAGCATATTTATAGTTTCCTTAGCATCTGTGGGATTATCTCTCcctttttttatacaataaccAAATTTTGTCCCTTGAAAAAGCATGTAAAATCCTCCATTGTGAATTATCTCCCTTTTAGGCCCTTACCTTCTTTAGGATTATCTGCCCCTCTTCTTCTATACAAATACCAAGTTCTGTCCCTTGACACAGTCAGTAAATACTCTCCACTGTGGGAGAAAGCCATCTGGGTCACAGTTAGGCTATGACCTTCCAAGATTAGCAACTGTTGCCAGGTAACAGTGTCCCAGAGTATCACAGAGGCAAATTCTGCTTTTGATgcctataaaaaaaacattcatggtatgtatgaattaaataaatactttcttcaaatatgttttataattttagagAATCATTTCCACATAACATGCATTAATATTAAACAACAGAACGTAGTTCAATTATTTTATCTCTGTTCAAATACAACAAGACAAAGTCTTAGAAGTACAgaatgacaaaacattagataaTGATTGAAGGCTGTGTTACTGCAATAGTTTTGCCTTCCATTAATAAAAAGTCCTTTTTTACGTCGAAGCATATAGGTCCATTATTTTGCATTCATGTATGTATAAGAGTTAATAAgtttagaaaatgaaataattttaaaatgcttaatgtattttacacaTCAACTAAGGACTGAGAGTGCTTGAGTGGCATTCATGTAGGTAACTATCTCCCTCCCAAGACGTTATGAGTATGATCTCCACCAGGATAACTTTATCATGGCCCCTTAAAAAGAAGACCAGTACTAGGTCTACCAAGGAAACAGACTTGGgagtgattcatatcagctaACAGCTACTAGTAACCTAAATTAGTATCGACTTAACTTACCTTGCAAGCACTGGCTAGTATAGTCCCCTGGGGGTCACAGGCCAGTGAGAATATCTCATATCCATGCCCATAGAGCTTTTGTACCTCCGGCCAGAGAGTATTCTGTAATAGATGCTCTTCACTTGGAGGGgctaaaattaattaaatgattttgaataaagataattcaacatttaaagataattcaacatttttagtGAATACAACAACcgacattgatatttttcaagataactttttgttcattttatcaattttgctGAAGTAAAAAATTCTGAAAAGATCTCATCttttaataatcaaataatttttcatacaaaGTGAGTTACAGTATTTCTATAAAATCAATGGCAAATCACTATGTATGCTTCCAAAATATTTTGTGGAAGCATAAAAATCTTATACAAActcaaaaacatgaacatatagTAGGGTTTTAGTCAGGTTTTCGAAAAGGACAGAGTGCTGTAGGAAAAGGAAAGGGTGCTAAGGGAGAAGAGGGCACATTGTATCAGgaagtgaatattttaaatatcatgaatttcacacaaaaagtagGAATTGTGCTTAATTGAAGTAGTAATAGGTTTCAACTGCCGAATATGACaagtttgtatgaatttataataaaattttaagttttaattaaaacaaaagataactagagattgcttttttgaaaaagcgcttgtctcactgtatctgaaaaaaaataaatgatggacatgaaatttgtaatttcggactggagacgaacaaaCAGTAAAGTTTGATTTATTCACctgtattaaatagtgaatatctactgcgaccttgacctttgacctagtgataaaaaaatcgatagggttcatctactagccgtgaccaactagcataccaagtatgaagttcctggtgcaagcgttctttagttattgagcagaaaccgtttcttcacctgaaagtcacggtgaccttgacctactgatctcaaaaccaatagggttcatctactagtcgtgaccaacttgcataccaagtatgaagttcctgggtgcaagcgttctttagttattgagcagaaaccatttttaagcttaaggtcacggccaacatatcgttttttacctgaaaaccttgacatttgaccttttgatttcaaaatcaataggggtcatcatctagtcatgaacaactagcataccaagtataaagttcctggacccaaaggatctttagttgctgagcggaaaccgtttcttcacctcaagatcacggtgaccttgacctttgacctagtgatctcaaaatcaataggggtcatctactagacttgaccaactagcataccaagaatgaagttcctgggtgcaagcgttctttagttattgagcggaaacaaagtgtgacgtacggactgacggacggacggacggacggactgactggcggactgactgacggacagggcaaaaacaatatgtctccccataaATGATGGATACATAATGATTATCCTGCACATGCTTGTCTTCATGAAGGCAAAAGGGTGCCACCAAAAAAGGACGGCATCCAGCACCATTCCCTTACTCTTTAGCTAAACCCTAATGTAGTAATAAACGTAATTACCTTTCAGGGAAACAGAGGTAAACACATTATCCGTGTATTGCTCATTATTTCCCGGCTTAATTTCCAAGTCTTCCATCAAATTTGTAACGCCCTCTGAAAATATGGCCTTGTTCGACAATCCCAACGCCGGAACACTGGCACCAACTGGTCTATTTTTAGCGTCTTCTGATTCATGTTCCACTTTCAGATCAATATTGCACAAATTACAGAAGTTTTCGATGAAATTGTCTGTGCCATCAAATATGCGGACTACTTTTTCGTCAGCACCTGAGGCGTATTGATATCTATTTACCATGGCAATACACTGTAGGGCATATCCATGGATCTGCGGTCGAGCAATCTCATACCATATTACCTGCAATAAACAACTATtgagtttaaaaaaagaaggtCAAGTGTCGGAACATAGGCATTATTTTTAGGAAACCAAGTATGATGAAAGCTGGTTGTATGTGAGCCAAATTAACAAGCGGACAATGGAAATAATCTGCCCATACCAATTCTGATCAAATTTAGGGATCATTAGACAAACGCTTCAAAGTTATTAATCAGGAAAGATCtattttaggttattttcttaaattaaagggaaataactcttaagtttcttgaaaaaaaaactttctgcATATGAGCTAAAAATGACTGTGTCAACACATTTCTTGGGTGTTCTAATAAAGGCTAaaaatttgtctttgaattttatgaatatatgatatttgacaatttatgtacaaacaataaaagactACCTCTCTGTCTTtgttgacccaaggggcatgtAACCTCACAGTTTCATCAAGACTGCATGAGAGTAGGAAGTTACCTCCCCTCTTATCCCACTCGATGTCCTCGACAGAGTCAAAATGGCCGCTCACGGTCACCATGTGCCCCCAGTTTGATAATTCCTGTGAAAAAATTAAGAAAAGGGTATGTGTATGGTAAATGTAAAATGAGCAAAAAACGTACAATATTGTTAAGCTAACATTACTACCATTGAGAGCACTAACCTTGGCAATCAATTGTTAATGATCACAAACTACTTCAACTATTGAAGCTAGAAGAAAGTGAAAAAGTTAGAAATGgaaagtgttcaaaattattcttttttcaaCAACCACAAACTATGTTAATAAGATGTTTTATCAGGAAAGGTATTGACAATGACTGAAACATTGACTTTTGTCTCTGGACCGCCGAAAAACAaaagaggtcatctactggtcaagtaGAACCTACTAGTTAAGTTTCTGTGTGCCTACGTCAAccttttttaaagttatgatgCAGATATCAAGTTTTAATTAGTCTTTACTGTTGACTTTGACCCTAAAAATATAGGGGTAATCCACTGGTAACAAGGCCTTCCTACCACTGAAATTTCATGGTATTAGATCAAATAGTTCATGAGTTATTGTGCATTGTTGAATGTTTGATATCACTTAtgactatgaccttgacctttaattaACTAACCAAAAAAACTTGACAAAGAGGTTGTCTTCTTGTCGAGGTCCTAGGGCGAACTGTTCACCAGTTATTTTGCAgatcatgtttttaaaacacagtgaccttgacctttaacatATGTGCCATAAAATGTAAGGATCATCATCTAGACAAAAGCAACCTACCATTTAAGTTTCATGGTCCTAGGTCAAACTGTTATTCTGCAgacaatgttttaataaacgCAATTGACTGTGACCTTAACATTTAACCTACTGACCGCAAAACCACAGAGAATGTCTTTTAAACAAAGGAAACCTACCACTCATGCTTCATGGTCTTACATCAAACaccttaatttattatattgaagacacatgttgttttaaatgaccTACAGTCCGACCTGCCATCATACCAATAGCAGGAATATTCACATACCACCGTAACGATAGACAGACAAACCCTACTGACATTGGCAAACCTGTATGCCCCTTTTATGAaaagggcataataatgctagtGAACAGCGGAACTACACGAAACTACCTTATTCCATTAATACCTGATTAGAAGTCCAATGATGAAAAGCTCCTTGGTAGCCATGTGCCAGGATTGAGTCCCCATCCGGACCAAACATTCCACCATACAGACCAAGTGTATTTCCCCCCACTTCTCCAACTCGAACCTGAAATATTTAACAGCAGTCCCTTTTTTAATAAGAGCTGCATAAAAGTTGTCATACAAGTTCCAGAATGTTCATAAGATTTGAATGTTCCATGAAAAC encodes the following:
- the LOC128233442 gene encoding elongator complex protein 2-like; the encoded protein is MKTCYVSCGCNKSSHCADWGQNNILCYGSSNAVVICQPETKDGKCAQIRHTLAVHSGSVNFVKWISKYKQGAETEMISGGVDKTVIVWQAQDDSYTMKQKLTGHNGPITTLDAAYILPENEESNQGEQLCTVIVSASVDSSVKIWRRIKDGDFAETQALNYGSGFALDVSLIKLPNTNRLMLACGCDDMKIHVYIEQDTPNGLQFTPVITLPGHEDWVRALDFTLHDNGDLLLASAAQDFLVRVWRFSERECSTAPIQQISILDLPLDKDFQMRETTLTFDYKGATKVYAVTLETVLSGHENWIYSVKWKPRSLKDGQNHQEMCLLSVSMDKTMILWRPDAESGVWMEQVRVGEVGGNTLGLYGGMFGPDGDSILAHGYQGAFHHWTSNQELSNWGHMVTVSGHFDSVEDIEWDKRGGNFLLSCSLDETVRLHAPWVNKDREVIWYEIARPQIHGYALQCIAMVNRYQYASGADEKVVRIFDGTDNFIENFCNLCNIDLKVEHESEDAKNRPVGASVPALGLSNKAIFSEGVTNLMEDLEIKPGNNEQYTDNVFTSVSLKAPPSEEHLLQNTLWPEVQKLYGHGYEIFSLACDPQGTILASACKASKAEFASVILWDTVTWQQLLILEGHSLTVTQMAFSHSGEYLLTVSRDRTWYLYRRRGADNPKEDPLFRHVIHTDKKTCVHGRIIWSCCWTHDDKYFLTASRDKKVVVWNCPKADDMEPKMAGRLDVADSATAVDTAPTVLSNGSYLVSVGLDNGQVLLYSWLPGPTTSAWKQLVVLDNNISHHLTVKRLRFRPCLGLAGIHGNDLEGSNVKERDFWLQLASCGMDRAVKIYNINLEKLT